The genomic window GTCGGGGGCGAGCGTGGCCACGGCCGACCACTCTTCGTCGTCGCCGGAGGACTTTGCGGCGGTGTCGGCGGCATGGAGCTCGGCGGTGGCTTCGTCGTCCATCGCCAGCAGATGGTAAGTCGCTGCCAGGACGGCATGGTCTTCGTGTCGTTTGATCAGACCCGGCCCGGCGAGGAAGTTCGCCAGGGTAGAAAGACGCAGTGCCGTCAGGCCGTCGTCGGTGCGGTCGGTCTCCTCCAGCAGTGTCCGCCCAGTGACGTGCGCGGCCAGGGCCACCAGGGCCAACCGTCCTCGGTCGGCCGGTAGCGCGCCGTCGACGCACAGCTGTGTCAACAGCGACTGAGCGGACTCGAATTCGTCGTCGGACTCGGGCAGCGCAATGCCGAGCTCGGCTGCCTGCGTCTTCATGGCCGCGGCGACGTCAGTGCGGATAGTCATGGGGATCAAGGTAACCCGCTGACGTCGCAACCTCCACGTCGGCGAGACAATGGCCTACATACCCACAGGCCACGAAGTGTTTTTTGGGGGTTGGGGGCCGGTGCGGTACGGTGTAAGGACAAACCAGTGTGCTCGTCGCCCTGGTGTACCCGACACCCGCCCACCTGTGGTGGAGTTGTTGTGATTGTCTCGGTAGCGGCCCCGGAAAAGAGCCCCTATTTTTTCGTGTCCGCAGATGGATTCGGACAATCGCGAGGGTGCGAACAAGTACCGCATCAGGCCAGCGTCCATTCGGCGCCGGCGATTACTGACGAAAGAGTTACATGCCAACTATCCAGCAGCTGGTCCGCAAGGGCCGCCACACCAAGAAGTCCGCGACTGCGACTCGCGCCCTGAAGGGCTCGCCGCAGCGTCGTGGCGTGTGCACCCGCGTGTACACCACCACCCCGAAGAAGCCGAACTCCGCTCTGCGTAAGGTCGCCCGCGTGCGCCTGACCACCGGCATCGAGGTTTCGGCCTACATCCCGGGCGAGGGCCACAACCTGCAGGAGCACTCCATGGTGCTGGTGCGCGGTGGTCGTGTGAAGGACCTTCCCGGTGTTCGTTTCAAGATCGTCCGCGGCGCACTCGATGCGCAGGGCGTCAAGGACCGTAAGCAGGCTCGTTCCCGCTACGGCGCAAAGAAGGAGGGCAAGTAATAAATGCGTAAGAGTGCAGCCCCGAAGCGTCCGGTAGTCCAGGACCCTGTCTACAGCTCTGAGCTGGTCACCCAGCTCGTCAACAAGATCCTCGTGGACGGCAAGAAGTCCACCGCCGAGCGCATCGTCTACGGCGCCATGGAGATCTGCCGCGAGAAGACCGGCACCGACCCGGTCGGCACCCTCGAGAAGGCCCTGGGCAACGTGCGCCCGGACCTCGAGGTCCGCTCCCGTCGTGTCGGCGGCGCCACCTACCAGGTGCCCGTCGAGGTCAAGCCGGGACGCTCCAACACCCTGGCCCTGCGCTGGATGGTGTCCTACACCCGTCAGCGTCGCGAGAACTCGATGATCGAGCGCCTCGCCAACGAGATCATGGACGCGTCCAACGGTCTCGGTGCCTCCGTGAAGCGTCGCGAAGACGTCCACAAGATGGCTGAGGCCAACCGCGCCTTCGCCCACTACCGCTGGTAATTTACGAGCAGCGATGAGAATGACCCGACACTTCCCTCTCCGTCCCACGGGGTGCGCTACGCGCGCCACCAGGGACGATGGACGGCTGTCGGGTCTTTCCCGTGCCGTGCAGGCACTACCACGCCGTTAGCTGA from Corynebacterium maris DSM 45190 includes these protein-coding regions:
- the rpsL gene encoding 30S ribosomal protein S12 — protein: MPTIQQLVRKGRHTKKSATATRALKGSPQRRGVCTRVYTTTPKKPNSALRKVARVRLTTGIEVSAYIPGEGHNLQEHSMVLVRGGRVKDLPGVRFKIVRGALDAQGVKDRKQARSRYGAKKEGK
- the rpsG gene encoding 30S ribosomal protein S7; this encodes MRKSAAPKRPVVQDPVYSSELVTQLVNKILVDGKKSTAERIVYGAMEICREKTGTDPVGTLEKALGNVRPDLEVRSRRVGGATYQVPVEVKPGRSNTLALRWMVSYTRQRRENSMIERLANEIMDASNGLGASVKRREDVHKMAEANRAFAHYRW